The Merismopedia glauca CCAP 1448/3 DNA window CTTGCTAAAACTAATGCAGTTGCAGCAATTTGGCGATCGTGCATTTCATTAATATTAGATAAGTTTATTGTCAATTCTACTACCTCTTTATCGAGTGGATAAATTACCACACGAGGATCGGCTTCAACTACTAAAATTAGATCTTTTGCCGAAGGAATAGATGTTTTTCTTCTTTCAACAATCCAAACAGCTTCAGCTAATGTTGTTGCAGGTATAATTAATTCAGAATCGGGATGAGAAAGAATAGCTTTGGCATTGGCACCCAATCGGGAATTCCCTTCCAGAAACCAGATAAGAGCATGAGTATCAATAACGTACTTCATAACTACTTATGACCAATCCAAGCTATCTTCTTCATCTCCTTTAAATTCAGCAATTTGAAAATCTGCTTCGCTCGATTGTCGATCTTTAGAGAACATACCAAACTGCATTATTTTGCTTTTTACACTAGTTTTATCGAACTCTAAAAAAGTTACAATAACACGACTTTCTGATACATCAAATGGTAATTCACCAAGTTCGATCTTGCCGTGTTTATAAACTCCTGGAATCGATTGCAACATTAGTTTTTTTGTTAAATTGTTATTATAATTGTAAATTATAAACGCGAAGAGCGATCCCTTGACAGCCTAAATTGAGATGGTGGGGATGCGATCGTTCTTATGAGTAAAGCGACGAGTAGTGCGATCGCGTTTTGACTAAATTTACATGGTGGAGATGCGATCGCTCACAATTGTGAATAACTTCAATGTTGCCTCTCTTTACCTGCTAATCTAATGCAGGATTTACTCGATAGGGAGGTACAAAAATTTTACCAACTGCCGATCAAG harbors:
- a CDS encoding type II toxin-antitoxin system VapC family toxin — protein: MKYVIDTHALIWFLEGNSRLGANAKAILSHPDSELIIPATTLAEAVWIVERRKTSIPSAKDLILVVEADPRVVIYPLDKEVVELTINLSNINEMHDRQIAATALVLASKGEVVQLLTRDENITASGLVPIVW